A single genomic interval of Osmerus eperlanus chromosome 14, fOsmEpe2.1, whole genome shotgun sequence harbors:
- the tma16 gene encoding translation machinery-associated protein 16 produces MPKAQKGKAPEKKKVVHPYSRKAAYLAREEIRLEKKDKQKTEKATRLNSIGEKLLWFQGQLDSTKTTYNKQDACDIIERYLHRFDSELEQIELVNGIKGRQGRLHGARETVIMQTVERERAQFDGNGFEIPDLINAKHLKTFSAWSGDLKKLPNIKLRKFSSKEVKKTKEEDEKAADGEEEEEEKEEGSIADSDSEGLPEDL; encoded by the exons ATG CCGAAAGCGCAGAAGGGAAAGGCTCCGGAGAAGAAAAAAGTGGTCCACCCGTACAGTCGGAAGGCTGCTTACCTCGCCCGAGAAGAGATCCGATTAGAGAAAAAGGATAA ACAGAAGACTGAGAAAGCTACTCGTCTTAATAGTATCG GGGAAAAGCTGCTGTGGTTCCAGGGCCAGCTGGACTCTACAAAGACAACCTACAACAAACAAGATGCCTGTGACATTATAGAaag gtacctTCACAGATTTGACTCGGAATTGGAGCAGATCGAGCTTGTTAACGGGATCAAAGGAAGACAAGGTCGTCTACACGGCGCCCGGGAAACCGTTATCATGCAGACTGTCGAACGGGAGAGAGCTCAGTTCGATGGCAACGGTTTTG AGATTCCAGATCTCATCAACGCCAAACATCTGAAGACTTTCAG CGCATGGAGTGGCGACCTGAAAAAACTTCCCAACATCAAGCTACGGAAGTTCTCCAGCAAAGAGGTGAAGAAAACGAAGGAAGAAGATGAGAAGGCAGCAgacggagaagaggaggaggaggagaaagaggaaggttCAATAGCAGACTCTGATTCAGAAGGACTGCCGGAAGACTTGTAA
- the tmem154 gene encoding transmembrane protein 154 isoform X4 yields the protein MTGSERRKQVQNVSKSAPALGNMRRDWWGRTPLLVLALIACLAGNALCQTDEEESPDEVTTETPEEPDDDDGNEMTTPSTLSSQTTLVEGHGSGDYITDNSKIMLGDETPSSSSDEEGLNPIIILVPVILVVVIIIFIVAGIMIHRRLNGKISDSENGKQDPYLDDHSSEKVPMPMFEDDVPSVLELEMEDLEQWMNKDGGAGVDSGPA from the exons ATGACAGGCAGTGAGAGGAGGAAACAGGTACAAAATGTCTCTAAGTCTGCTCCAGCCCTTGGAAACATGAGGAGAGACTGGTGGGGAAGGACCCCGCTGCTGGTGTTGGCGCTCATCGCCTGTCTGGCTGGCAATG CACTGTGTCAGACTGATGAGGAAGAATCACCTGATGAAGTGACAACAGAAACACCTGAAGAaccagatgatgatgatg GTAATGAGATGACCACACCAAGCACTCTCTCATCACAGACTACTTTAG TTGAAGGGCATGGTTCTGGAGACTACATAACAGACAATAGTAAAA TCATGCTAGGGGACGAAACCCCCAGCTCTTCATCGGATGAAGAAGGTCTAAATCCCATCATTATTTTGGTTCCAGTCATCTTGGTGGTCGTGATCATCATTTTTATTGTGGCTGGTATAATGATTCATCGCAGATTGAATGGGAAAATTAGCGATTCTG AAAATGGGAAACAAGATCCTTATTTGGATGATCACAGTTCTGAGAAAGTTCCAAT GCCCATGTTTGAGGATGATGTGCCCTCTGTTCTGGAGTTAGAGATGGAAGATCTTGAGCAATGGATGAATAAAGATG GTGGTGCTGGAGTGGACTCTGGGCCAGCGTAA
- the tmem154 gene encoding transmembrane protein 154 isoform X1, which yields MTGSERRKQVQNVSKSAPALGNMRRDWWGRTPLLVLALIACLAGNALCQTDEEESPDEVTTETPEEPDDDDVVPTGNEMTTPSTLSSQTTLVEGHGSGDYITDNSKSMLKKGQRHEVMLGDETPSSSSDEEGLNPIIILVPVILVVVIIIFIVAGIMIHRRLNGKISDSENGKQDPYLDDHSSEKVPMPMFEDDVPSVLELEMEDLEQWMNKDGGAGVDSGPA from the exons ATGACAGGCAGTGAGAGGAGGAAACAGGTACAAAATGTCTCTAAGTCTGCTCCAGCCCTTGGAAACATGAGGAGAGACTGGTGGGGAAGGACCCCGCTGCTGGTGTTGGCGCTCATCGCCTGTCTGGCTGGCAATG CACTGTGTCAGACTGATGAGGAAGAATCACCTGATGAAGTGACAACAGAAACACCTGAAGAaccagatgatgatgatg TGGTCCCGACAGGTAATGAGATGACCACACCAAGCACTCTCTCATCACAGACTACTTTAG TTGAAGGGCATGGTTCTGGAGACTACATAACAGACAATAGTAAAAGTATGTTAAAAAAAGGCCAAAGACATGAAG TCATGCTAGGGGACGAAACCCCCAGCTCTTCATCGGATGAAGAAGGTCTAAATCCCATCATTATTTTGGTTCCAGTCATCTTGGTGGTCGTGATCATCATTTTTATTGTGGCTGGTATAATGATTCATCGCAGATTGAATGGGAAAATTAGCGATTCTG AAAATGGGAAACAAGATCCTTATTTGGATGATCACAGTTCTGAGAAAGTTCCAAT GCCCATGTTTGAGGATGATGTGCCCTCTGTTCTGGAGTTAGAGATGGAAGATCTTGAGCAATGGATGAATAAAGATG GTGGTGCTGGAGTGGACTCTGGGCCAGCGTAA
- the tmem154 gene encoding transmembrane protein 154 isoform X2, protein MTGSERRKQVQNVSKSAPALGNMRRDWWGRTPLLVLALIACLAGNALCQTDEEESPDEVTTETPEEPDDDDGNEMTTPSTLSSQTTLVEGHGSGDYITDNSKSMLKKGQRHEVMLGDETPSSSSDEEGLNPIIILVPVILVVVIIIFIVAGIMIHRRLNGKISDSENGKQDPYLDDHSSEKVPMPMFEDDVPSVLELEMEDLEQWMNKDGGAGVDSGPA, encoded by the exons ATGACAGGCAGTGAGAGGAGGAAACAGGTACAAAATGTCTCTAAGTCTGCTCCAGCCCTTGGAAACATGAGGAGAGACTGGTGGGGAAGGACCCCGCTGCTGGTGTTGGCGCTCATCGCCTGTCTGGCTGGCAATG CACTGTGTCAGACTGATGAGGAAGAATCACCTGATGAAGTGACAACAGAAACACCTGAAGAaccagatgatgatgatg GTAATGAGATGACCACACCAAGCACTCTCTCATCACAGACTACTTTAG TTGAAGGGCATGGTTCTGGAGACTACATAACAGACAATAGTAAAAGTATGTTAAAAAAAGGCCAAAGACATGAAG TCATGCTAGGGGACGAAACCCCCAGCTCTTCATCGGATGAAGAAGGTCTAAATCCCATCATTATTTTGGTTCCAGTCATCTTGGTGGTCGTGATCATCATTTTTATTGTGGCTGGTATAATGATTCATCGCAGATTGAATGGGAAAATTAGCGATTCTG AAAATGGGAAACAAGATCCTTATTTGGATGATCACAGTTCTGAGAAAGTTCCAAT GCCCATGTTTGAGGATGATGTGCCCTCTGTTCTGGAGTTAGAGATGGAAGATCTTGAGCAATGGATGAATAAAGATG GTGGTGCTGGAGTGGACTCTGGGCCAGCGTAA
- the tmem154 gene encoding transmembrane protein 154 isoform X3: MTGSERRKQVQNVSKSAPALGNMRRDWWGRTPLLVLALIACLAGNALCQTDEEESPDEVTTETPEEPDDDDVVPTGNEMTTPSTLSSQTTLVEGHGSGDYITDNSKIMLGDETPSSSSDEEGLNPIIILVPVILVVVIIIFIVAGIMIHRRLNGKISDSENGKQDPYLDDHSSEKVPMPMFEDDVPSVLELEMEDLEQWMNKDGGAGVDSGPA; this comes from the exons ATGACAGGCAGTGAGAGGAGGAAACAGGTACAAAATGTCTCTAAGTCTGCTCCAGCCCTTGGAAACATGAGGAGAGACTGGTGGGGAAGGACCCCGCTGCTGGTGTTGGCGCTCATCGCCTGTCTGGCTGGCAATG CACTGTGTCAGACTGATGAGGAAGAATCACCTGATGAAGTGACAACAGAAACACCTGAAGAaccagatgatgatgatg TGGTCCCGACAGGTAATGAGATGACCACACCAAGCACTCTCTCATCACAGACTACTTTAG TTGAAGGGCATGGTTCTGGAGACTACATAACAGACAATAGTAAAA TCATGCTAGGGGACGAAACCCCCAGCTCTTCATCGGATGAAGAAGGTCTAAATCCCATCATTATTTTGGTTCCAGTCATCTTGGTGGTCGTGATCATCATTTTTATTGTGGCTGGTATAATGATTCATCGCAGATTGAATGGGAAAATTAGCGATTCTG AAAATGGGAAACAAGATCCTTATTTGGATGATCACAGTTCTGAGAAAGTTCCAAT GCCCATGTTTGAGGATGATGTGCCCTCTGTTCTGGAGTTAGAGATGGAAGATCTTGAGCAATGGATGAATAAAGATG GTGGTGCTGGAGTGGACTCTGGGCCAGCGTAA